One segment of Theobroma cacao cultivar B97-61/B2 chromosome 9, Criollo_cocoa_genome_V2, whole genome shotgun sequence DNA contains the following:
- the LOC18590128 gene encoding xyloglucan endotransglucosylase/hydrolase protein 9 gives MLSISMLAIAFLLWFLALNSNLAMCSNFSELFHCNWAPDHIISDGDQTKLTLDNNSGCGFESKKRYLFGQASVQIKLIDGDSAGTVTAFYMASEGASHDELDFEFLGNASGEPYLVQTNVYVNGTGNREQRHTLWFDPTVDFHAYSFFWNRRFIVFLVDGIPIRVFTNKEENGVLFPENQPMTIRASVWNADDWATQGGRVKTNWSHAPFVSTFRSFIVDACELLPETEDIMAKCGKLGQFWWDKPSFSGLNRHRSHQLKWVRRKHLVYDYCQDPARFTELPRECIS, from the exons ATGCTTTCAATTTCTATGCTTGCAATTGCATTTCTACTGTGGTTTTTGGCTTTGAATTCAAACTTAGCCATGTGTTCTAACTTTAGTGAACTCTTCCATTGCAACTGGGCTCCTGATCACATAATTTCTGATGGAGACCAGACCAAGTTAACTCTGGACAATAATTCTG GTTGTGGATTTGAGTCTAAAAAGAGGTATTTGTTTGGACAAGCAAGCGTGCAAATCAAACTAATTGATGGAGACTCGGCTGGAACTGTCACTGCCTTCTAT ATGGCATCCGAGGGGGCTAGTCATGACGAGCTAGACTTTGAGTTTCTTGGCAATGCATCTGGAGAGCCGTACCTTGTTCAAACTAATGTTTATGTCAATGGCACTGGCAATCGGGAGCAGAGGCATACTCTTTGGTTTGATCCCACAGTTGATTTCCATGCGTACTCTTTCTTCTGGAATCGCCGCTTTATCGT GTTTCTTGTCGATGGAATTCCCATACGGGTTTTCActaacaaagaagaaaacgGGGTGCTGTTTCCAGAGAATCAGCCCATGACCATTCGCGCGTCTGTGTGGAATGCTGATGATTGGGCTACACAAGGAGGGAGGGTGAAGACAAATTGGAGCCATGCTCCCTTTGTTTCAACCTTTCGGTCTTTTATTGTTGATGCTTGTGAATTGTTGCCAGAAACCGAAGATATCATGGCCAAATGTGGCAAACTAGGGCAGTTCTGGTGGGATAAGCCATCTTTTAGTGGATTAAACAGGCACAGGAGCCATCAACTTAAATGGGTTCGTCGAAAGCATTTGGTATATGACTATTGTCAAGATCCAGCACGTTTCACTGAGTTACCAAGGGAGTGTATCAGTTAA
- the LOC18590127 gene encoding NADH--cytochrome b5 reductase 1, giving the protein MEHFQSHRVEIVSIAVAVAAIGAATAYYLYVTKKPEGCLDPEEFKEFKLVKRTQLSHNVAEFKFALPTPTSVLGLPIGQHMSCRGKDQHGDDVVKAYTPTTLDSDLGYFELVIKMYPQGRMSHHFREMREGDYLAVKGPKGRFKYQPGQVRAFGMLAGGTGITPMFQVARAILENPNDKTNIQLIYANVTYEDILLKEELDELASKFPNRMSVYYVLNQPPEGWDAGVGFVSKEMIQAYCPAPAQDIQILRCGPPPMNKAMAAHLEALGYSSEMQFQF; this is encoded by the exons ATGGAACATTTTCAATCTCACAGGGTGGAAATAGTAAGCATAGCCGTGGCCGTGGCTGCCATTGGCGCTGCTACTGCTTACTATTTATATGTTACAAAGAAACCCGAAG GCTGCTTGGATCCTGAAGAATTCAAAGAATTCAAACTTGTTAAACGCACCCAACTCAGTCACAATGTGGCTGAGTTTAAGTTTGCTCTTCCCACACCAACATCAGTTTTGGGGCTTCCAATTGGACAACATATGAGTTGCAG AGGAAAAGATCAGCATGGTGATGATGTTGTCAAGGCATATACTCCAACAACTTTGGATTCAGATTTAGGGTATTTTGAACTAGTCATAAAG ATGTATCCCCAAGGAAGAATGTCCCACCATTTTCGGGAAATGCGTGAAGGTGATTACTTGGCTGTGAAGGGACCCAAG GGGCGCTTCAAGTATCAACCTGGCCAAGTGAGAGCATTTGGTATGCTTGCTGGGGGAACTGGCATCACTCCAATGTTCCAG GTTGCTAGAGCCATATTAGAGAACCCAAATGACAAGACTAACATTCAACTTATTTATGCCAATGTCACTTATGAGGACATTCTGTTAAAG gAAGAGTTGGATGAGCTTGCCAGTAAATTTCCGAACCGCATGAGTGTATACTATGTTCTGAATCAG CCTCCTGAAGGATGGGATGCTGGCGTTGGATTTGTATCCAAGGAAATGATTCAAGCCTACTGCCCTGCCCCTGCTCAAGATATTCAG ATTTTGAGATGTGGACCACCTCCCATGAACAAGGCCATGGCTGCTCATCTAGAAGCTCTTGGGTACTCTTCCGAAATGCAATTCCAGTTTTAA
- the LOC18590126 gene encoding geranylgeranyl diphosphate reductase, chloroplastic, translated as MATSQIQNPLNTPFSQLSIKKHKPWFYKPRHLTITAAHPHLPGRKLRAAVIGGGPAGSSAAEALASGGIETFLFERSPSTAKPCGGAIPLCMIDEFSIPLHLIDRHVTKMKIISPSNNAVDFGSKSLRSHEFIPMLRREVLDSFLRARAQSAGAQLIPSLVTQLEIPSSPLSPYIIHHTTNSNRKTLAVDLIIGADGANSKVAKFIKAGNYTCAIAFQERIRLPDEKMEYYQNLAEMYVGDDVSPDFYAWVFPKCDHVAVGTGTVCAKQDIKLYQRGIKERVKNKINGGKVIKVEAHPIPEHPRPVRVRGRVALVGDAAGYVTKCSGEGIYFAAKSGRMCGEAIVRASDGGERMIGEDDLKREYLKEWDKKYASTFRFLDLLQRVFYGSNVTREALVEVCGNEYVQRMTFDSYLYKKLAKGDRWEDLKMVFGTIGSLMRCKIVGREMEAIKF; from the coding sequence ATGGCAACTTCTCAAATCCAAAACCCTCTCAACACCCCCTTTTCTCAACTCTCAATCAAAAAACATAAGCCCTGGTTCTATAAACCCCGTCATTTAACCATCACCGCCGCCCATCCCCACCTCCCCGGCCGCAAGCTCCGCGCCGCCGTTATAGGCGGAGGCCCAGCCGGGTCCTCCGCCGCGGAAGCCCTAGCTTCAGGCGGGATCGAGACCTTCCTCTTCGAACGCAGCCCTTCCACCGCCAAACCCTGCGGCGGCGCCATCCCTCTCTGCATGATCGACGAATTCTCCATCCCTCTCCACCTCATCGACCGCCACGTCACCAAGATGAAAATAATCTCCCCTTCAAATAACGCCGTAGATTTCGGATCCAAATCCCTCCGTTCCCACGAATTCATCCCCATGCTCCGCCGGGAAGTCCTCGACTCCTTCCTTCGGGCCCGGGCCCAATCCGCCGGCGCCCAATTAATACCCTCCCTCGTCACCCAGCTCGAAATTCCATCTTCCCCCCTTTCTCCTTACATTATCCACCACACGACCAACAGCAATCGTAAAACCCTAGCCGTAGATCTAATCATCGGCGCCGACGGAGCCAATAGCAAGGTGgctaaatttataaaagcCGGGAATTACACGTGCGCAATAGCGTTTCAAGAGAGAATCAGATTACCGGACGAGAAAATGGAGTATTACCAAAATCTCGCGGAAATGTACGTGGGAGACGACGTGTCACCCGATTTTTACGCGTGGGTTTTTCCGAAATGTGACCACGTGGCAGTGGGGACGGGTACGGTGTGTGCGAAGCAGGATATCAAGTTGTACCAGAGAGGGATCAAAGAAAGGGTTAAAAATAAGATCAACGGTGGAAAAGTGATCAAAGTGGAGGCCCACCCAATCCCCGAACATCCCCGGCCAGTACGTGTAAGAGGACGAGTGGCACTGGTCGGGGACGCAGCGGGGTATGTCACCAAGTGTTCGGGCGAAGGAATATATTTTGCGGCAAAATCAGGGAGGATGTGCGGGGAGGCAATAGTAAGAGCATCGGACGGCGGGGAAAGGATGATAGGGGAAGATGACCTGAAGAGGGAGTATTTGAAGGAATGGGATAAAAAATATGCGAGTACATTTAGGTTTTTGGATTTGTTGCAAAGGGTGTTTTACGGGAGCAACGTGACAAGGGAGGCTTTGGTGGAAGTTTGTGGGAATGAGTATGTGCAAAGGATGACTTTCGACAGCTACTTGTATAAGAAGTTGGCTAAAGGAGATAGGTGGGAGGATTTGAAGATGGTTTTCGGTACCATTGGGAGCTTGATGAGGTGCAAGATTGTTGGGAGAGAGATGGAAGCCATCAAGTTTTAG
- the LOC108663446 gene encoding uncharacterized protein LOC108663446, protein MEMTAQSLSQAKLPSCSTSLSPPFLHSKATVAASNFAVPFQSSKSYVTKLKFDRIRSRKQRNLGVIYASEGESTSTDVTDRWLLEPAGDGDTRHIGFKVQMPDAFEIASSEVTVGRLPDKADVVIPVATVSGIHARIQKKEGNLLVTDLDSTNGTFINDQRLRPGVVATVPPGSFLIFGDIHLAKFRVSKLENVDTESKPEESAEKLETNSASESTPTD, encoded by the exons ATGGAGATGACTGCACAATCTCTGTCCCAAGCAAAGCTCCCAAGCTGCTCAACCTCCCTTTCACCACCCTTCCTTCATTCAAAGGCCACTGTTGCTGCATCAAATTTTGCAGTTCCATTTCAGTCCTCTAAGAGTTATGTTACTAAGCTAAAATTTGATAGAATCAGATCAAGGAAACAAAGAAATCTTGGGGTTATTTATGCTTCAGAGGGTGAAAGTACTTCAACAGATGTCACTGATAGATGGCTTCTTGAGCCTGCAG GTGATGGAGATACAAGGCACATAGGTTTTAAGGTTCAGATGCCGGATGCCTTTGAAATTGCTTCC AGTGAAGTGACTGTTGGCCGTCTCCCTGATAAGGCCGATGTGGTGATTCCAGTTGCAACAG TATCTGGAATTCATGCACGGATTCAGAAGAAAGAAGGGAATCTTCTGGTCACAGATTTGGACAGTACCAATGGAACGTTCATTAATGACCAGAGATTAAGACCAGGAGTCGTTGCCACTGTGCCACCTGGAAGTTTTCTTATATTCG GGGATATTCATCTGGCTAAGTTTCGCGTCTCAAAGCTTGAGAATGTTGACACTGAAAGCAAACCAGAGGAATCTGCTGAGAAATTAGAGACTAATAGTGCTAGTGAGAGTACTCCAACAGACTag
- the LOC18590125 gene encoding GDSL esterase/lipase At1g71250, producing the protein MEGFVLLLVAAVSMGMTIQAVGQENSRSNVSAMYVLGDSSVDCGINALFYPFFHQNLSLFPCNGSNSILLPYLLAEKMGLPYTAPFYRQNGSIEGLLSGVNYGAAEATIMSPNSLSHQSLNDQLRQVFETLQLFELQLGRESAYHFIRSSIFYLSFGKDDYIGLFLRNFSGVMVKYSGHEFAQILVNQMVNAMRNLYDLNVRRVICMGILPLGCTPSFLLEWYVPTAGGNNNDGTGCVEEINERVLQYNIMLEEEIIRLNEELPDAQIVFCDLYQGVKKIITHPQFYGFEDANSACCGLGLYGAEIGCLSADMACNTVSSHVWWDFYSPTPEVNSLLADSAWSGEVLLSNICRPTTVQDLVYTPI; encoded by the exons ATGGAAGgatttgttttgcttttggTTGCAGCTGTTTCAATGGGCATGACCATCCAAGCAGTCGGTCAAGAGAATAGTAGATCGAATGTGTCAGCAATGTACGTGTTGGGTGATTCTTCGGTGGATTGTGGAATCAACGCTCTGTTTTATCCATTCTTTCACCAAAacctttctttgtttccttgTAATGGATCCAATTCCATTCTTCTTCCCTATCTTCTTG CTGAGAAAATGGGTTTACCATACACTGCACCATTCTACAGGCAGAATGGATCCATCGAGGGTTTGCTAAGCGGTGTGAATTATGGGGCAGCAGAAGCAACAATCATGAGCCCCAATAGCCTGAGCCATCAGTCTCTTAACGACCAGCTAAGGCAAGTATTTGAGACACTTCAGCTGTTTGAGTTACAACTAGGCCGGGAGAGCGCTTACCATTTCATCAGATCCTCCATATTCTACCTCTCCTTCGGTAAAGATGACTACATAGGTCTCTTCCTCCGCAACTTTTCGGGTGTAATGGTTAAATACAGTGGCCACGAATTTGCTCAAATTTTGGTTAACCAGATGGTGAATGCCATGAGGAACCTTTATGATCTGAATGTGAGGAGGGTTATATGCATGGGAATATTACCTTTGGGTTGCACCCCAAGTTTCCTGTTGGAGTGGTACGTTCCCACAGCTGGAGGTAACAATAATGATGGAACAGGTTGTGTTGAGGAGATAAATGAACGCGTTTTGCAATACAATATAATGCTAGAAGAGGAGATAATTAGGCTCAATGAAGAGTTGCCTGATGCACAGATAGTCTTCTGTGATCTGTACCAAGGAGTCAAGAAGATCATAACCCACCCACAATTCTATG GATTTGAGGATGCAAACAGTGCTTGCTGCGGGCTTGGTTTGTACGGTGCGGAGATAGGATGCCTCTCTGCAGATATGGCCTGCAATACTGTGTCATCTCATGTCTGGTGGGATTTCTATAGCCCAACACCAGAAGTTAACTCCTTGCTTGCTGATTCAGCATGGTCAGGTGAAGTCCTCCTGTCTAACATATGTCGTCCCACTACCGTCCAGGATCTGGTTTACACTCCAATATAG